In the Colletotrichum lupini chromosome 4, complete sequence genome, AACCAAGGACCCTTTGATTGAGCTGCGACAAAGCCAATCCGTGATCTGCTCCTTAATACCGAAGCCTTCCACCCTTCAGTACCGCTAATAAGGGCCCCTTCAATAGACGCAAGATAAGCAGAATCCAGGCTTCCTTGTGAGCATTCAATGATCTATGTGATTACCTCTTCATTGTGAAAGCTTTTGGATTTTCAAACATTCGAAGATTTCTCCGTCAAATCCTAAGAAGCTCTTTCCTGGCtagcaaggtaaggtacctccCTCACTTCATTCAAAGGAAGGAAGCGCTGAAAGACGCAATGGCAGGAGCGAGTGGTCTGTGCAGCGCCAGGCTTACGTAAGTGAGCTCCGCCGCCATTGCGTAGTGGGGCTGGTCACGTGGTACCGTGTTGGTCTCGTGTCTGGTCCGCTCGCGTCTTCGACCCCTGCCACCTTTTCCCTCCCCCACCATCTTTGATTCCCTGATTGTCGCGTCACTCACATTGCTGTTCACCAAGTCAAAGCCGGTTCGACAATGGAATGTCACGATGCCGCGGTCCAAAACCCTTCAAGCGGCAGAGAAGAAGGCTATCGAGGGCAGTAACGAATCACAAGACAGCCAAGCCATTTTCGACCGATATGTGGCAGAATACGGGATCGGCGTGGTACGTACGGCCATGTTTGCTTTTTCTAGGGTGGCGTTTCCCCCAGTGGAGGCGTATTTTCTGCCTGCCCTGAGCATGTCTGGTGGCTCTGCTGCTGGGCAATGGATTGGATTGGACTGGATTGATGGCGACAATTTAGCACTGCTACGACACAGGCCTTGCTGCGACTTCGCGCTAACTATTTCGGGCACCACCATAGACAAGCAGCTCGCCCCCAAGAGCATCGTCCACCGCGTCGCGACACACTTCGAGAGGCAATAAACGACATCGCGACAGTCTTCCTTCGCGCCATTCCGATCCATTAAGCCAAAGCGAAAGTCAGCGCACTGCCCAATCTTTCCCCAGCACTGCTCCTCTGGTAGCGAGTACAAAAAACGCGGTTTGTCACACCCCCACCGACTGGACAAGGATGTCTCACATGGGGCTGGGATGGCACTGACCAGAATAGCTACCCCAGCACGACGACGACCACGAAACTCCGTCACCCGCGTTGCCTGTTGTCGCTACCGCTGCGGATGCTGCAGACCCAGATTGCGGCCCAGACTCCGACACAATTCCTGCGAGCCTGGCCTTGACAAGACTCAACATTCGAGACCACTCGAATTGTCTTGCAGCAGACCCAAACCCTCATGTCGACTACGACGCGATAAATCCGATACCTGAAGAGGTCTCCGCATCATGCACTACCGACAAAACCGCGAGGAAAGTCAATGCCCTCCCTAACGCTTCGGGCCCCGCGCTCTACACGAAAGTCAAGATGGACGTCTCGCAGCAATCCCCGACGCAAGATAACAACGATCGGGACTACGAGAACTACTACGAAGGCCCTTCATTTGTCGAGACGAGTCCTATTTCGCAGGACCACAGCGCCGAGCAGCCAGCGATACACGAGGAGGATTCCGCCGTTGTCGACTTCGGCAATCTCGACCATCTGATTCAAGGCGACACCCAGGGTGATACTCAGGGCGACGAAGAGCCTTCATCTTTCCCTGACCATGCCGCCCCTGTACACACCCGTGGAGCTTGGCGGAATCGCACTTCCAGTTCTCAACAACAATCCTCTGTTCAGCGTACCGACGGCCAGTCCCCTTTGCTGCCGACCGTCCCTCCGCCACAGACCCCAGCGCAACGTCATAACCCTTTTGCTGGAAAGAAGCTAGGTGACCCTGCCTTAGCAGGATCCCAACTTTTTGGCCAGACGCAATTTTCATCCGCAGTGAAGCAATTCAGCCCTACCTCTTCGAGACCATCGCCACACGTGTACGCCCACAACTCCATATCACCCAACATAGCTGAGACGTCGCCTCTTAAGAACCGGTACAACGTCACATCACCTCCCGATTTGCTTTCTTCGAGCCCTCAAGCTTTGCGAGTCCAAGGCCCGGCGCCCTACGACCGCCAACGTAGCCCGAGCAACTCTGCGCCTCTCGAAGATGGCACCATACCGGAGTCACCGCAAATGCCTGCCACGAACACACGGGGCTTACCGGAACCGATGGGCATTTATGAAAGCATGATGGAATCACAAGAGAGGAAAAGAAAGAGTGCTGAGGTCCAGCCCGAACTTTCGGGAGAGGAATCCGACGACGTGGCCACGAAAATGGAGCGGAGGAAACGTGCTGCAATGAAAAAGAAGGCAGCCGCGCAAGATCTTACAGCTATTCCTGTGCAGCGCGAAAGCTCTAATGCGTCTGTCGAAGTGCCCTCAACGACCAGAAAGCCGAGGAAACCCCCGCCGAGGAGAATGCGATACCGTGCTCGACGTGCTAACGAGGACTCGACTGCATCCGAAGATGAGGGCGACGGGTTCACAGTAGCCGATTCCCAGGGCCACGCAACCGATCAGCAAACTCGTGCCAGAAAGTCGCCTGACACCGTGGAAGTAGGCAATGGCACGAAGAATGGCCTTGTTTCGAGCAACGATGCGGTGCCCGACAGCGCCGGGCCAACCCAGAAGTCTGCCTCAAATGGTGGGGTACCTGGAACAGAAAGTTCGGGCAACGGATCTCGGCCCAAGGACCTCCTTATACCGGAAACCAGTCCCAACAATACTCAATCTCGGCCAGAAGGGAGAGATGATGTACCGCTAGACATGTCAGTAGACATTAAGAAGTCACAACAGGAAGAGGAACCAGGTGCACCGATGATCCAGCCAAACGATGTAGAAGCCGAGGCCGAGCTTCTACCCGAGACCCCAGAGCCCTCTCTCCCTCAGCCTTCTCGCCGCTCGAGCCGCAAGCCCAAGCCAACCCTCAAGGCACAGGTTCTCAAAGGTACTAACAGCGCCGTCGTGTCCTCAGATGCCGCCGCAACCAACGTGGCTACATCGCCAACTAAAGAGGAGCCAGATGAACGTCGACTCTCGCAGCGAAACGGTGCTAAAGTGGTCGACGAGGCGATAGCTACAGATGTAATCCATGCAGTAATGAATTCGACGGTGAACGGCGAGCCGCCTATGCCATCTTCACCGCCCCTACCAAAGGCTGTCAATGGTGTTGGGCCTCCAGGTACGGGTCTTGGTGAGAGTCTTGCCGAGCAAGGTCCGGCAACGCCCGACAATCGTATCAATCCCGCCGCTCCAACAGCTCCTGGCTCAACAACATCAACACTCAGCGTACTCACAGCCACGCCGGTTCCATCCTCCAAGAGTCCGACTGCATCACAAGAATCGGTGGAACTACCACCTCTCTCACCAGATAAGTCCAAACGTGGACGCCAGCCTGCCAAGGCTTTGCCTAGACTCGCTACTGGATCGAGAGCTCCCAAGCAAGGAACCCGCAAGCAGGTCCGGAGGGCAACTCGCCTTGATTCGGCGTCGACAGATGAGCTGCATCGATCGCCATCTGTCAACGGATTCGAGAACAGCATCATTCAACCTCCGAAGACTAGCGTCAAAGGCAGCCGCCTATCGATGCTCTCTCACACATCGACGTCTAAAGACAACGCTAGTAAGCCTCCTATTTTTGCTGGCATGGCATTCGCGATATCTTTCCAATCGAAAAAAGACGGGGAAAAAGCGGATCACTTCGAGCAACGAATGGGTCAAAGTCGCGAGATAGAGAAAATGATTCTACAGTGCGGAGGCTTGTTGTTGAGCAATGGCTTTGACGAGCTCTTCGAGCCCAACGCTCTCGGAAGCATGGCAACCAGCCCAACCTCAGAAACGAGGGACGAAAATCCACTGACGCTGACCCCGTTTGCGCAGACCATTGGTTTCACCGCCTTGATCGCTGATGGTCACTCCCGCAAGGTCAAGTACATGCAGGCTCTTGCTCTAGGGCTGCCGTGCATTTCGGACCGTTGGATTGCTACTTGCGTTTCGAAAGGGACTGTGGTCGATTGGCTCCCATACCTGCTCTGCGCTGGTCAATCCACTTTCCTCCGCGATGCCATCCGATCGCGATATCTAGCGCCCTATCCGGCCGCTGACGCACGACTTGTGGACGTCATTGAGAGGAGGCCGAAGATGCTGGAAGGGAGCCAAATCCTTCTCGTGATGAAAAAATCTAGGGCCGAAGAAAAGAAGATGCCATACGTGTTCTTGGCGCATGTCCTCGGCGCCACACTCTCAAGGGCGTACAGCGTCGATGAAGCGAAGGAGACCTTGAGGCAGCGAGAACTACTTGAAGACCCGTTTGATTGGGTCTATGTCGATGAACATACCGGATCGGAGGAAGGATTGTTCAGCGCTGTTGCTCCCACATCGAAGCCTTCGAAAGCATCGAAGAAGCGAAAGAGGGCTGCTCCATCAACAGACGACGCTCCCCGGCCGCCAAAGAGAATCAGGACGTTGAGCAATGAGCTTGTCATACAGAGCCTCATTCTAGGACGGATGATTGAAGAAGGTGAAATGGAGGTCTAAGTCACATGAGTGACCTGAATTGTATTACTACGTGAGATCTGGGATGGAAAAAAGGACGATGGGAGTTGTTACAAGGCACTTTGACGGCGTTTGAGCATGGGACGGACATGTTATGGGGATGATACCTTTAAGCGAGAGGCAAGCCTTGATATACTTTTGGTCAACGACCAATATCACCATAGTGATTCGAAATGAATCAACAGGATTTAAGTCATGTTCCCTGCGAGATGATGAGTGGGTTCAGCAGTGTTTCACGAGGAGCACAAAGTAAAACAAGTTATTGAGCGCGAAAACAGTAATCAATTCAGTGAAGTGATGGAGCCAGCCATGCCTTGTTAACAAAACGCCAAAGAACTCCTGATAGTAGGTACTTAGTTGCCCATCATTCCTGACCAATCTCGACACCTTTTGGCATTTTATGCCCAGGTCGGGGTCCCAATTCCCACGATTACTGCTTCCTGCTCACACTCGAGCCACGGCTGGGCGTGGGCGAGGGGGTGGTCATGCCAGTGGCGGCAATGGtgaccttcttcttcttcggctCCGCGCTGCCCTTGGCGCTCGTCTCGACCTCTCCAGCCTTCTTGACTCGGAGAGGGACAGGGAGCGCCGTGGGCAGGAGGCGGACGTTGGACTTGCCCACCCCCAGCTGGGCTCGGTGGGTTGCTGCCGCGGAGCCGAAGGAGCCGATTGCCACCAGGCCCTTGGGGAGTTCCGTTCTCTTCTTGGTGCGCTTGGTGACCCTGTTGCTTGTCTTTGTACTGCTGGGAATAGGGGCAGGGTCACCAGAGGCCTTGGCGGATGGGTTCTTGCCCTTGGTCTTGGGCTTCGGCGTCTTGGGCTCGGTCTTCGCCTTGGGCGACTTGGGCTCGGTTGACTTGGCCTTGGTCTCATCCGAGGTCTTCTTAATGGGTTTGTCGACCTTGG is a window encoding:
- a CDS encoding UbiD family decarboxylase, coding for MPRSKTLQAAEKKAIEGSNESQDSQAIFDRYVAEYGIGVHDDDHETPSPALPVVATAADAADPDCGPDSDTIPASLALTRLNIRDHSNCLAADPNPHVDYDAINPIPEEVSASCTTDKTARKVNALPNASGPALYTKVKMDVSQQSPTQDNNDRDYENYYEGPSFVETSPISQDHSAEQPAIHEEDSAVVDFGNLDHLIQGDTQGDTQGDEEPSSFPDHAAPVHTRGAWRNRTSSSQQQSSVQRTDGQSPLLPTVPPPQTPAQRHNPFAGKKLGDPALAGSQLFGQTQFSSAVKQFSPTSSRPSPHVYAHNSISPNIAETSPLKNRYNVTSPPDLLSSSPQALRVQGPAPYDRQRSPSNSAPLEDGTIPESPQMPATNTRGLPEPMGIYESMMESQERKRKSAEVQPELSGEESDDVATKMERRKRAAMKKKAAAQDLTAIPVQRESSNASVEVPSTTRKPRKPPPRRMRYRARRANEDSTASEDEGDGFTVADSQGHATDQQTRARKSPDTVEVGNGTKNGLVSSNDAVPDSAGPTQKSASNGGVPGTESSGNGSRPKDLLIPETSPNNTQSRPEGRDDVPLDMSVDIKKSQQEEEPGAPMIQPNDVEAEAELLPETPEPSLPQPSRRSSRKPKPTLKAQVLKGTNSAVVSSDAAATNVATSPTKEEPDERRLSQRNGAKVVDEAIATDVIHAVMNSTVNGEPPMPSSPPLPKAVNGVGPPGTGLGESLAEQGPATPDNRINPAAPTAPGSTTSTLSVLTATPVPSSKSPTASQESVELPPLSPDKSKRGRQPAKALPRLATGSRAPKQGTRKQVRRATRLDSASTDELHRSPSVNGFENSIIQPPKTSVKGSRLSMLSHTSTSKDNASKPPIFAGMAFAISFQSKKDGEKADHFEQRMGQSREIEKMILQCGGLLLSNGFDELFEPNALGSMATSPTSETRDENPLTLTPFAQTIGFTALIADGHSRKVKYMQALALGLPCISDRWIATCVSKGTVVDWLPYLLCAGQSTFLRDAIRSRYLAPYPAADARLVDVIERRPKMLEGSQILLVMKKSRAEEKKMPYVFLAHVLGATLSRAYSVDEAKETLRQRELLEDPFDWVYVDEHTGSEEGLFSAVAPTSKPSKASKKRKRAAPSTDDAPRPPKRIRTLSNELVIQSLILGRMIEEGEMEV